A window of Thermoproteus sp. genomic DNA:
CGAAAAATATATAGCGACAAAGCCGTGGATTAAGAACTACGACGAAGGCGTGCCGCCCGACGTCGACATAAAGCCAGAACCCCTCTACGTCTATCTAGACAAGGCGGCCAGCTACGGCGGGAGGACCGCCTATGTCTATTTTGGCGGGAAGGTAAGCTACAGGACATTGGCCGAACATAGCGATAGGGTCGCCAAGGCGCTTGAAGAGGCAGGCGTCCATAAGGGCGACGTAGTCGCGCTCTATATGCCTAACCACCCCGCCTACGCCGTGGCTTTTTACGCCGCGATGAAGGTCGGCGCGGTGGTCACGCCTATGAATCCCCTCTACACGCCCGGCGAGGTCGTCAGACAGGCAAGGGACGCCTCGGCTAAAGTGCTCTTCACGGCCGACGTGTTGTACGACAAGGTCGTCAAGGCCGTAGAGGAGTACAGATTCGAGAGGGTCTATGTAGTCGAGATGGTGGAGTACATGCCGGGCTGGCTGAAGCCTCTAGCCAGGCGCCAGTTGAAGCCGCCGAGGGTAAACTACGGCGGGATCTACGTGCCGTATAGAGATCTACTTAGATATGAGAGAAAGGCCGATAGAGCCCCCATAAAGCCCGAGGAGGACCTAGCCGCCTTGATGTATACAGGAGGCACCACGGGTGTGCCTAAAGGAGCCGAAATCACCCACGCCAACATATCGGCCAACCTACAACAACTAAAGCCCTTCTACGACGTGGTGAGGAGGGCCAAGGGCCTGCCCCAAGACGCGCCCATGGTGCTGGTAGGCGTACTGCCTTGGTACCACATATACGGGCAGGTAACCGTGATGCACTACGCCATATTTGAGGGCCATACCGTCCTCGTATATCCCCGCTTCGACTTAAAGAGGATTATGTCCGACATAAGCAAGTACAGGGCCTCTGTCTTCCACGGAGTCCCCACTATCTACAACGCCGTAACAAACAGCCCCGACGCCCGTAGATACGACCTGAGGAGCTTGGCCTTCTGCATATCCGGCTCCGCGCCGTTGCCCGTAGAGGTGGCCAAAAAGTTCGAAGAGCTCACCGGCGCTCCCTTGAGGGAGGGCTACGGCATGACCGAAACGGCGGTGGTGACTCACCTCAATCCGCTCCTCAACGGGAAGCACAAGCCTGGCTCTATAGGCCTACCGATACCCAACACCTACGCCGCAATAGCAGATCTGGACAAGCCGGTCCTCTTGCCTCCCGGCCAGACGGGCGAGTTAGTTATCTCGGGGCCGCAGGTGATGAGGGGCTACCACAACAGGCCCGAAGAGAACGAGGCTGCTTTCTTCCAATGTTGCGGCTTGAGGTGGTTTAGGACGGGCGATGTGGCCTATATGGACGAAGAGGGCTATTTCTACATAGTGGATAGGAAGAAAGACATGATAAAGTACAAGGGCTATTCGGTCTTCTCGAGGGAGATAGAGGAGGTGCTCTA
This region includes:
- a CDS encoding long-chain fatty acid--CoA ligase, yielding MESREVFEKYIATKPWIKNYDEGVPPDVDIKPEPLYVYLDKAASYGGRTAYVYFGGKVSYRTLAEHSDRVAKALEEAGVHKGDVVALYMPNHPAYAVAFYAAMKVGAVVTPMNPLYTPGEVVRQARDASAKVLFTADVLYDKVVKAVEEYRFERVYVVEMVEYMPGWLKPLARRQLKPPRVNYGGIYVPYRDLLRYERKADRAPIKPEEDLAALMYTGGTTGVPKGAEITHANISANLQQLKPFYDVVRRAKGLPQDAPMVLVGVLPWYHIYGQVTVMHYAIFEGHTVLVYPRFDLKRIMSDISKYRASVFHGVPTIYNAVTNSPDARRYDLRSLAFCISGSAPLPVEVAKKFEELTGAPLREGYGMTETAVVTHLNPLLNGKHKPGSIGLPIPNTYAAIADLDKPVLLPPGQTGELVISGPQVMRGYHNRPEENEAAFFQCCGLRWFRTGDVAYMDEEGYFYIVDRKKDMIKYKGYSVFSREIEEVLYQHPCVKEAAVIGVPDQEAGEIPKAYIVLKDECKGKVGPEDIIKWSSERLAPYKRPRLVEFREELPKTAVGKILKRVLKEEALKR